A single uncultured Acetobacterium sp. DNA region contains:
- a CDS encoding ACT domain-containing protein: MRAVVTVIGKDRTGIIYNVSKILAENEVNIEDISQTVMHDFFTMIMLVDMKNMSVDFGVLKAALEEIGNTIGMSIRIQHEDLFNAMHTI, encoded by the coding sequence ATGAGAGCAGTAGTTACGGTTATTGGAAAAGACCGCACCGGTATTATTTATAATGTATCAAAGATTTTGGCAGAAAATGAAGTCAATATAGAGGATATCAGTCAAACAGTTATGCATGATTTTTTCACCATGATCATGCTCGTCGACATGAAAAATATGTCTGTGGATTTTGGTGTGCTTAAAGCCGCACTGGAAGAAATCGGCAACACCATTGGCATGTCCATCCGCATTCAGCATGAAGATCTTTTCAATGCCATGCACACCATTTAA
- a CDS encoding FlxA-like family protein codes for MRISSTTNTAHVLFQNSQKTSPQKSDGISEGIRKQIENIKGQISDLSKNEALSPKDKMDKRKELQDLLQDLNNQLSQRQIEIKKEALEKNTDQSENVIDRKKTNLSTKEKSDTVSISDTAMNSIAMKSLINSEFTMTQINITNGVKTKLEGQGGVLIGEIKLDRSRGVDTSAKSAKLSDIKGNINSISMDTAADLAKINQHVKDDAGSKETGNVDPAKNNAKYEDKLDKDKDSDTNALLDPNNPSEAFITYDPVDVRF; via the coding sequence ATGAGAATTTCATCAACCACAAACACCGCACATGTACTTTTTCAAAATTCACAAAAGACTTCCCCTCAGAAGAGTGATGGTATTTCAGAGGGGATCAGGAAACAAATCGAAAATATAAAGGGACAGATTTCTGATCTATCGAAGAATGAAGCCCTCTCACCTAAGGATAAAATGGACAAACGTAAAGAGCTACAAGACTTATTGCAGGATTTAAACAACCAATTATCACAAAGGCAAATTGAGATCAAAAAAGAGGCATTAGAAAAAAATACTGATCAATCAGAAAATGTAATTGACAGAAAAAAAACAAATTTAAGCACGAAAGAAAAGTCTGATACTGTCTCTATCAGTGATACTGCTATGAATTCAATTGCTATGAAAAGTCTTATTAATTCCGAATTTACGATGACTCAAATAAATATTACGAATGGGGTTAAAACCAAGCTGGAAGGGCAAGGCGGAGTTTTAATTGGTGAAATAAAACTGGATCGGAGTCGCGGCGTTGATACATCAGCCAAAAGCGCCAAACTTTCTGATATCAAAGGCAATATTAACTCAATTTCTATGGATACCGCTGCCGATCTTGCTAAAATCAATCAACACGTTAAAGATGACGCAGGATCAAAAGAAACTGGAAATGTCGATCCTGCCAAGAATAATGCCAAATATGAAGACAAACTTGACAAAGATAAAGATTCTGACACAAATGCTCTTCTTGATCCAAATAACCCAAGTGAAGCTTTTATTACCTATGATCCTGTTGATGTTCGTTTCTAA
- the greA gene encoding transcription elongation factor GreA has product MGINGKELVITEDGFNSIKKELEYLKTVKRHEVADRIKTAREFGDLSENAEYDEAKNEQGFMEGRISELEHKLKIAVVIDDKDIHTEDVGVGSIVKIKNPLLDFVAEYKIVGSAESDPKNNRISNESPIGSALLGAKVGDTVKVQIPDGEAAYQILEIRR; this is encoded by the coding sequence ATGGGCATAAACGGAAAAGAGCTAGTTATAACTGAAGATGGTTTTAATAGCATAAAAAAAGAACTGGAATATTTAAAAACAGTAAAGCGGCATGAGGTTGCAGATCGAATTAAAACAGCTCGAGAATTCGGCGATTTAAGCGAAAATGCAGAGTATGACGAAGCCAAAAATGAACAGGGATTCATGGAAGGTAGAATATCTGAGCTGGAACACAAACTCAAAATAGCAGTTGTTATTGATGATAAAGATATTCATACTGAAGATGTCGGCGTTGGCAGCATTGTGAAAATTAAAAATCCATTACTGGATTTTGTTGCTGAATACAAAATTGTGGGATCGGCAGAATCGGATCCTAAAAATAACCGTATTTCTAATGAGTCCCCAATCGGGTCTGCTCTACTGGGAGCGAAGGTTGGCGATACTGTAAAGGTTCAAATCCCTGACGGCGAAGCGGCATATCAAATTTTAGAAATACGTAGATAG
- a CDS encoding helix-turn-helix domain-containing protein, translating to MDSQTELRYRKSNRLLRLLLDNHTVEEVVETISYLVEKPVIFIDINFSIRGMSRTDEITDPSWLFAISKGFCSHEFIFEIVNIEEVKRFPKEQTPYIVGLESDSKMLASPVIIRGKYAGAMVMFFENSEVTDQQAELLLLANEVLTEIILKIPMYKYIRGNMNEGILMDLIEGRDKENPDFKTWIMESELNTSKNLCVLVAEQGDANLYQEVLKDSLRDDLHHVFPNAYVIFYGNQMVILCIDLEKAKSEKGITRLKKFVEKHALNIGMSDFFQGIENFQYYYFQAGAALRLGENIDDHKQFFVYGDYKFYHLLDKVICDEGNHLKDFVQSSLITLDNYDRHHQSELFYTLNTLIDYGCNYKETCEALHIHRNTLSYRIDRIKSLIQLDINAPKVQFDLAYSFRILEFLKHR from the coding sequence ATGGATAGTCAAACAGAATTGAGATACCGAAAAAGCAATCGGCTGTTAAGGTTGTTACTGGACAATCACACCGTCGAAGAAGTAGTGGAAACCATTAGTTATCTGGTGGAAAAACCGGTGATTTTTATTGACATAAACTTCTCGATCAGGGGGATGAGCCGAACCGATGAGATTACTGATCCATCATGGCTCTTTGCCATTTCTAAAGGTTTTTGCAGCCATGAATTTATTTTTGAAATTGTCAACATTGAAGAGGTCAAACGGTTTCCCAAGGAGCAAACGCCTTATATAGTGGGATTGGAAAGTGATTCAAAGATGTTGGCGTCACCGGTAATTATCCGAGGAAAATATGCCGGTGCGATGGTCATGTTTTTTGAGAATTCTGAAGTTACTGATCAGCAGGCCGAGCTGCTCTTGCTTGCCAATGAGGTGCTTACTGAAATTATTTTAAAGATTCCGATGTATAAGTATATCCGGGGAAATATGAATGAAGGGATCCTGATGGATCTGATTGAAGGAAGAGACAAAGAAAATCCTGACTTTAAAACATGGATAATGGAATCGGAACTGAATACCAGTAAAAACCTCTGTGTCCTGGTGGCCGAACAAGGCGATGCCAACCTTTATCAGGAAGTGCTGAAGGATTCGCTGCGCGATGATTTACACCATGTTTTTCCCAATGCCTATGTAATTTTCTATGGCAATCAAATGGTGATCTTATGTATCGATCTGGAAAAAGCTAAAAGTGAGAAAGGCATCACCCGATTGAAAAAATTTGTGGAAAAACATGCCTTAAACATTGGCATGAGTGATTTTTTTCAGGGAATCGAGAATTTCCAATATTACTATTTTCAGGCTGGTGCGGCGCTTCGGCTTGGTGAAAATATTGATGATCATAAACAGTTTTTTGTTTATGGTGATTACAAATTCTATCATCTGCTTGACAAGGTAATCTGCGATGAAGGTAACCATTTAAAAGATTTTGTTCAGAGCAGTCTGATAACATTGGATAACTATGACAGACATCATCAATCCGAATTATTCTATACCTTAAACACGCTCATCGATTACGGGTGTAACTACAAAGAGACGTGTGAAGCCCTGCATATTCATCGTAACACCCTCAGTTATCGGATCGATCGAATTAAGTCGCTTATTCAGTTGGATATTAATGCGCCAAAGGTTCAATTTGACCTTGCCTACTCGTTTCGGATCTTGGAATTTTTGAAACATCGATAA
- the mraZ gene encoding division/cell wall cluster transcriptional repressor MraZ, whose protein sequence is MFFGEYEHNIDDKGRLIIPSKFRESLGGEFVLTKGLDCCLFVFSMEEWENFESKLKSLPVSDKDARAFTRFFFAGAADCELDRQGRASIPLSLRKYAKITKEVTIIGVSNRLEIWDSQLWSSYNDNDDLNYEDIANNMAMLGI, encoded by the coding sequence ATGTTTTTTGGAGAGTATGAACATAATATCGACGACAAGGGACGATTGATCATTCCTTCAAAATTCAGAGAATCTCTGGGCGGGGAATTCGTTTTAACAAAAGGATTGGACTGCTGCTTGTTTGTTTTTTCAATGGAAGAGTGGGAGAATTTCGAAAGTAAGTTAAAATCACTACCCGTATCGGATAAAGATGCGCGAGCATTTACCCGATTTTTCTTTGCCGGCGCTGCCGATTGTGAACTGGATCGACAAGGTCGGGCCAGCATTCCACTATCGCTTCGCAAATATGCAAAAATAACAAAAGAGGTGACCATTATCGGAGTTTCAAATCGCTTGGAAATTTGGGACAGTCAATTATGGTCCAGCTATAACGATAATGATGATCTAAACTATGAGGACATTGCCAATAACATGGCAATGCTGGGAATTTAA
- a CDS encoding PFL family protein yields the protein MAMFKDVLETVRMIEKERLDIRTITMGISLLDCIDSSGAKSRQKIYDKITHLAENLVKEGERIENELGIPIVNKRISVTPISLIAGSSDDLDYVEYAKILDAAAATVGINFIGGFSALVPKGFTKGDRILIDSIPEALATTNCVCSSVNLGSSKAGINMDAVKRLGEVIKETAYLTRDADSIGCAKFVAFANAVEDNPFMAGAFHGVGEAESVLNVGVSGPGVVKRALEKAQDASFGEMAEIIKKTAFKITRAGHLVGTTVAERLNVPFGILDLSLAPTPEIGDSVARILEEMGLEHCGTHGTTAALAMLNDAVKKGGIMASTSVGGFSGAFIPVSEDEGMIEAVECGALTFDKLEAMTSVCSVGIDMVAIPGDTPASTISGILADEAAIGVINNKTTGVRVIPVYGKDVGDTAEFGGLLGRAPIMAVNKNDCSVFINRGGQIPAPIHSFKN from the coding sequence ATGGCAATGTTTAAGGACGTCCTAGAGACGGTAAGAATGATCGAAAAAGAACGGCTGGATATCCGGACCATCACCATGGGAATTTCTTTGCTTGATTGCATCGATTCTTCCGGCGCGAAAAGCCGACAAAAAATTTATGATAAAATCACTCATTTGGCTGAAAATTTAGTTAAAGAAGGCGAACGGATCGAAAATGAATTGGGGATCCCCATTGTCAATAAACGGATCTCGGTAACGCCGATTTCGCTTATCGCCGGCAGCAGTGATGATTTAGATTATGTTGAATATGCCAAAATTCTCGATGCGGCCGCCGCAACGGTGGGGATTAACTTTATTGGTGGGTTCTCGGCCCTGGTGCCCAAGGGCTTTACCAAAGGCGACCGGATTCTGATTGATTCCATTCCTGAAGCGCTGGCAACTACCAATTGTGTCTGTTCATCAGTCAACCTTGGTTCATCCAAAGCGGGCATAAACATGGATGCCGTAAAGCGTCTTGGTGAAGTGATTAAAGAAACAGCTTACCTGACTCGGGATGCTGATTCGATTGGCTGCGCCAAATTTGTAGCCTTTGCCAATGCGGTTGAAGACAACCCCTTTATGGCCGGTGCCTTTCACGGCGTCGGTGAAGCGGAATCGGTTCTCAATGTTGGCGTCAGCGGCCCCGGTGTTGTGAAACGGGCGCTGGAAAAAGCCCAGGATGCATCCTTCGGAGAAATGGCTGAAATCATCAAGAAGACAGCTTTTAAAATTACCCGAGCCGGACATCTGGTTGGCACCACGGTGGCTGAACGCCTTAATGTTCCCTTTGGGATTTTAGATTTATCGCTGGCCCCAACCCCAGAAATCGGCGACAGCGTTGCCCGAATTTTGGAAGAAATGGGCCTGGAGCACTGTGGTACCCATGGTACTACCGCTGCCCTTGCGATGCTGAACGATGCCGTTAAAAAAGGTGGTATCATGGCCTCTACCTCGGTGGGTGGTTTTAGTGGAGCCTTTATCCCAGTCAGCGAAGACGAAGGAATGATTGAAGCAGTGGAATGCGGCGCCCTGACCTTCGACAAGCTCGAAGCGATGACCAGCGTTTGTTCGGTCGGCATCGACATGGTCGCCATTCCCGGCGATACCCCGGCTTCCACCATTTCAGGAATTTTAGCTGATGAAGCCGCCATTGGCGTTATCAATAATAAAACCACTGGTGTTCGGGTTATTCCAGTCTATGGCAAAGATGTTGGCGATACAGCCGAATTTGGTGGACTGCTCGGACGGGCACCGATTATGGCGGTCAACAAAAATGACTGTTCTGTTTTTATCAATCGCGGTGGACAAATTCCCGCTCCGATTCATAGCTTTAAGAATTAA
- a CDS encoding formylmethanofuran dehydrogenase subunit E family protein, whose amino-acid sequence MNEELWAKCVAYHGHHCPGLAIGVRASLEIIEALPIDFSAGDEIVCVAENESCSVDGIRVVLGCTGEKGNLLFIKGGKQAFSVFNQTSGKSIRLILKDLPQMERDDMEAFLLNEPDVSKLFDFEKPHFELPEKI is encoded by the coding sequence ATGAATGAAGAATTATGGGCTAAATGTGTGGCCTATCATGGACATCACTGTCCCGGTCTGGCTATTGGTGTCCGGGCTTCCCTAGAAATAATTGAAGCGCTCCCCATTGATTTTTCCGCCGGTGATGAAATCGTCTGTGTGGCTGAAAATGAATCCTGCAGTGTTGACGGAATTCGGGTGGTTCTGGGATGCACCGGAGAAAAAGGCAATCTCCTGTTTATTAAAGGAGGCAAACAAGCCTTTTCTGTTTTCAACCAAACCTCCGGAAAAAGCATCCGCTTGATTTTAAAAGACCTTCCTCAGATGGAACGGGACGACATGGAAGCATTCCTGCTCAACGAGCCCGATGTGTCCAAACTTTTTGATTTTGAGAAACCACATTTCGAACTTCCCGAAAAAATCTAG
- a CDS encoding dienelactone hydrolase family protein, with the protein MFKQKIGSTKAVVIIPEIYGINQYIKDWTDFFRLRDYDTYCVDLGGTYSYSEGRAAYDHFITDSGFERYQKVGIEINKLRDRYKKVVIFGSSVGATIAWRLTENKSCDGMIGYYGSRIRDYLDVNPICPCLLVFPEQEKSFDVQSIIPTLAQMHSVETLVLEGNHGFADPYGSDFHLQSEKKALAMVEYFLSRIEQSEQI; encoded by the coding sequence ATGTTTAAACAAAAGATCGGATCAACAAAAGCGGTTGTGATCATTCCGGAAATTTATGGAATTAATCAGTATATAAAAGATTGGACAGATTTTTTTAGGCTGCGGGACTATGACACCTACTGTGTGGATCTGGGCGGTACTTATTCATATTCAGAGGGCCGTGCGGCATATGATCATTTTATAACCGATAGTGGCTTTGAACGATATCAAAAAGTTGGGATTGAGATTAACAAACTGAGAGATCGGTATAAAAAAGTCGTAATTTTCGGATCAAGTGTTGGCGCTACAATTGCCTGGCGGCTCACTGAAAATAAAAGTTGTGATGGGATGATTGGTTATTATGGGTCGCGAATCCGGGACTATTTGGATGTCAACCCGATTTGTCCCTGTCTGTTGGTATTTCCGGAACAGGAAAAATCGTTTGATGTACAGTCGATTATCCCAACGCTTGCCCAGATGCACAGCGTTGAGACCCTTGTCTTGGAGGGGAATCATGGTTTTGCAGATCCCTACGGAAGTGATTTTCATTTGCAGTCAGAAAAAAAAGCTTTAGCTATGGTAGAATACTTTTTAAGTAGAATTGAACAATCAGAACAGATTTGA
- the lysS gene encoding lysine--tRNA ligase, whose protein sequence is MTTENLSELLEIRRDKLKNLQEAGKNPFEQTSFNVSAHAKKVEASYDDYEEKVVTMAGRIMSKRGQGKVSFYDLQDSTGRIQLFLKKDALPDMYDEIKTYDMGDIVGVKGEIFKTKMGQISVRVSEITLLSKSLQILPEKYHGLKDMELRYRQRYVDLIVNPEVKDVFQKRSLIMRKIREFYDSRDFIEVETPVLSNLAGGANARPFVTHHNALDITLYCRIALELPLKRLIVGGFDKVYEMSRVFRNEGMDATHNPEFTLLESYEAYANYDDLMRMIEELYSFLAEEVNKSETVIYGDKEISLTAPFKRARMVDLVKEHTNVDFDVMTDVEVARAAAKELHVDVDGKNSVGEIMAEVFDEFVEDKLIQPTFVTMHPVEISPLAKKDPKDPRYTERFELYINGAECANAFSELNDPIDQKERFMSQVQKKTDGDDEAHPFDADFINALEVGLPPTGGLGIGIDRLVMLFTNQHSIRDVILFPTMKPLD, encoded by the coding sequence TTGACAACAGAAAATCTTAGCGAACTTCTTGAAATAAGAAGAGATAAACTAAAAAATTTACAAGAAGCAGGGAAGAATCCCTTTGAACAAACAAGTTTTAACGTAAGTGCTCATGCCAAAAAAGTTGAAGCGTCTTATGATGACTATGAAGAAAAAGTAGTGACCATGGCAGGTCGGATCATGTCCAAACGAGGTCAGGGAAAAGTATCGTTTTATGACCTCCAGGATTCTACCGGAAGAATTCAGTTATTCCTGAAAAAAGATGCACTGCCAGATATGTATGACGAAATAAAAACCTATGACATGGGCGATATTGTTGGGGTAAAAGGCGAAATTTTCAAAACAAAAATGGGTCAGATCTCGGTTCGCGTTTCCGAAATAACCTTATTAAGCAAGTCGCTACAAATTTTGCCGGAAAAATACCACGGTCTAAAAGACATGGAACTTCGTTACCGGCAACGTTATGTTGATTTGATTGTAAACCCTGAAGTTAAAGATGTTTTTCAAAAACGATCACTGATCATGCGAAAAATTAGAGAGTTTTATGACTCCCGAGATTTTATCGAGGTTGAAACACCTGTGCTTTCGAATTTAGCAGGTGGTGCAAATGCCAGACCTTTTGTTACACACCATAACGCTCTGGATATTACCTTGTACTGCAGAATTGCTCTGGAACTACCATTGAAGCGTTTGATTGTCGGCGGCTTTGACAAGGTTTATGAAATGAGCCGTGTTTTCAGAAACGAAGGAATGGACGCAACCCACAACCCTGAATTTACATTACTGGAGTCCTACGAGGCTTATGCAAACTATGACGATCTGATGAGAATGATTGAAGAACTCTATAGTTTCCTGGCCGAAGAAGTGAATAAATCAGAAACTGTTATTTACGGCGATAAAGAAATCAGTCTGACTGCGCCATTTAAACGGGCACGAATGGTTGATTTAGTCAAAGAACATACCAATGTGGACTTTGATGTCATGACAGATGTGGAAGTGGCTCGAGCTGCCGCCAAGGAACTGCACGTCGATGTAGATGGAAAAAATAGCGTTGGCGAGATTATGGCAGAAGTCTTTGACGAATTTGTCGAAGATAAACTTATTCAACCAACCTTCGTTACGATGCATCCGGTTGAAATTTCTCCACTTGCCAAGAAAGATCCAAAAGATCCAAGATACACAGAGCGATTTGAATTATATATAAACGGTGCCGAATGTGCTAATGCTTTTTCCGAGCTGAATGATCCGATTGATCAGAAAGAACGGTTTATGTCTCAGGTACAGAAAAAAACCGATGGCGATGACGAAGCCCATCCTTTTGACGCTGACTTTATCAATGCGCTGGAAGTGGGTCTACCACCCACTGGCGGTTTAGGTATCGGGATTGACCGGTTGGTTATGTTATTTACCAATCAACACAGTATCAGAGATGTTATTCTTTTCCCGACAATGAAACCATTGGACTAA
- the rsmH gene encoding 16S rRNA (cytosine(1402)-N(4))-methyltransferase RsmH — protein sequence MKPKTFSHTTVLLRESIEGLAIKPDGVYVDCTLGGGGHSEWICESLDESGVLVGIDQDDYALDYAKDRLVAYTCQRHFVKSNFASLAKVLKSLHLFGIDGILYDLGVSSFQLDDDTRGFSYHNDGPLDMRMNQSADLTAEMVVNDYHPGELKKILFLYGEEKYASQIVKAIVRAREVKRITTTLELSEIVKNAYPPKERFKEKHPSRKTFQAIRLEVNGELKILEDALTQGLDALKPGGRMCVITFHSLEDRVVKHLFKEKANPCTCPSDFPQCVCGKLPEVKLISRKPIVPGVDELEENRRSRSAKLRIAEKLGTGN from the coding sequence ATGAAGCCTAAAACATTTTCTCATACCACCGTTTTGTTGCGGGAATCCATCGAAGGCTTGGCCATTAAACCGGACGGCGTCTATGTGGATTGTACCCTGGGTGGTGGTGGACATTCTGAATGGATTTGTGAATCATTGGATGAAAGTGGCGTTTTGGTCGGTATTGACCAAGATGATTATGCTTTGGATTATGCAAAAGATCGTTTAGTAGCTTACACCTGCCAGCGTCATTTTGTAAAAAGTAATTTTGCCAGTTTAGCCAAGGTTCTAAAGAGCCTCCATCTCTTTGGGATCGACGGTATTCTATATGACCTCGGGGTTTCGTCATTTCAACTGGATGACGATACCCGAGGCTTTTCTTATCATAATGATGGCCCGCTGGATATGCGAATGAACCAGTCAGCTGATTTAACCGCCGAAATGGTGGTCAATGACTATCACCCCGGGGAATTGAAAAAGATTCTATTCCTGTATGGGGAAGAAAAATATGCCAGTCAAATTGTTAAGGCTATTGTCAGAGCCAGAGAAGTAAAGCGAATTACGACAACTTTGGAGTTAAGTGAGATTGTCAAAAATGCTTATCCTCCGAAAGAACGTTTTAAAGAAAAACATCCCTCAAGAAAAACCTTTCAGGCCATTCGACTGGAAGTGAATGGGGAATTAAAAATATTAGAAGATGCCTTAACCCAAGGTCTTGATGCCTTAAAACCTGGTGGCAGAATGTGTGTGATCACCTTTCATTCCCTGGAAGATCGGGTTGTTAAGCATCTCTTTAAAGAGAAAGCCAACCCCTGCACCTGTCCGTCAGATTTTCCCCAATGTGTGTGTGGAAAACTACCGGAAGTAAAGCTTATTTCCAGAAAACCCATTGTTCCAGGTGTCGATGAACTGGAAGAGAATCGGCGTTCGCGAAGTGCCAAACTGCGGATTGCTGAAAAGCTGGGAACAGGAAATTAA
- a CDS encoding inorganic phosphate transporter, whose translation MIILILIIVLALGFDFINGFHDTANSIATAVSTRALTLKMAIFIAALMNFLGALVSSTVAQTIAKDIIDINTLENGMLVIVAALISAIIWNLITWYFGIPSSSSHALIGSLAGAGLADAGINAIEWSGFKKIIESLIGSPLIAFIVGFLMFSLFKLLFHNLPAGKANKGFRKTQIFTAALQAFSHGMNDAQKSMGIITMALVAFGLQSEMAIPHWVQFCCALSMALGTSVGGWKIIKTVGTQIMKLKPVSGVAADLSSVLVIQAATHFGLPVSTTHVVSSSIMGVGASTRFKGVNWRTGQRMLFAWVTTIPITIIISAGIFEACHFLSEIF comes from the coding sequence ATGATCATATTAATACTAATAATCGTTTTAGCCCTTGGTTTTGACTTTATTAATGGATTTCATGATACGGCAAATTCCATCGCTACAGCAGTTTCTACAAGAGCTTTGACCTTGAAAATGGCAATTTTTATTGCTGCACTGATGAACTTTCTAGGAGCCTTAGTTTCAAGTACTGTTGCTCAAACAATCGCAAAAGATATCATCGATATTAATACGCTAGAAAATGGCATGCTGGTTATTGTCGCAGCATTGATCTCCGCTATTATATGGAATTTAATCACCTGGTATTTTGGGATTCCAAGCAGCTCTTCTCATGCTTTAATCGGCTCTCTGGCAGGTGCTGGACTTGCAGATGCAGGAATTAATGCAATTGAGTGGAGTGGTTTTAAAAAAATCATAGAATCACTAATTGGTTCTCCATTGATTGCTTTTATTGTTGGATTTTTGATGTTTTCCTTATTCAAATTACTTTTTCATAACTTACCTGCAGGAAAAGCAAATAAAGGATTTCGTAAAACTCAAATATTCACAGCTGCACTTCAAGCTTTTTCACATGGAATGAATGATGCCCAGAAATCAATGGGTATTATTACAATGGCCTTGGTCGCTTTCGGATTGCAAAGTGAAATGGCCATTCCACACTGGGTTCAATTTTGCTGTGCTCTTTCCATGGCTTTAGGTACTTCCGTTGGCGGATGGAAAATTATTAAAACAGTTGGTACACAAATAATGAAATTAAAACCTGTTAGTGGTGTAGCCGCAGATTTATCCTCGGTACTGGTTATTCAGGCCGCTACTCATTTTGGTCTGCCTGTCAGTACTACTCATGTTGTTTCTTCTTCAATCATGGGTGTTGGTGCATCCACCCGTTTTAAAGGAGTCAACTGGCGTACAGGTCAGCGAATGTTATTTGCCTGGGTAACGACAATTCCTATCACAATCATTATTTCAGCTGGTATTTTTGAGGCATGCCATTTTTTATCGGAAATTTTTTGA
- a CDS encoding NAD-dependent protein deacylase: protein MTDIEKLKELVEESGNIVFFGGAGVSTESGIPDFRSVDGLYNQTYQYPPETILSHNFFMNNTEEFYHFYRNKMLYLNAKPNDAHIALAELETAGKLKAVITQNIDGLHHLAGSKNVLELHGSVHRNYCMRCQQFYPVEAILESEGVPKCSCGGTIKPDVVLYGEGLDNEIMNQSLSAIAKAAVLIIGGTSLGVYPAAGLIDYYRGNELVLVNKSSTPMDSRANLIIKGSIGEVFKQLKRSEK, encoded by the coding sequence ATGACAGACATTGAAAAATTAAAGGAACTGGTAGAAGAATCAGGCAATATTGTTTTTTTTGGTGGGGCTGGTGTTTCCACTGAAAGTGGGATCCCTGATTTCCGGAGTGTCGATGGATTGTATAATCAAACCTATCAATATCCCCCGGAAACAATTCTTTCCCATAATTTTTTTATGAATAATACGGAAGAATTCTATCATTTCTATCGTAATAAGATGTTGTATCTGAATGCAAAACCAAATGATGCGCATATCGCCTTGGCTGAATTGGAGACAGCGGGAAAGCTGAAGGCGGTAATTACCCAGAATATTGACGGACTTCACCATCTGGCAGGGAGCAAAAATGTGTTGGAACTCCATGGTTCGGTACATCGCAATTACTGCATGCGATGTCAGCAGTTTTATCCGGTTGAAGCGATTCTTGAAAGTGAAGGGGTTCCCAAATGTAGCTGTGGGGGAACGATCAAACCAGATGTTGTGCTATATGGTGAAGGCCTGGATAATGAGATTATGAATCAATCGTTGTCGGCGATTGCTAAAGCAGCGGTTTTGATCATTGGCGGGACATCGCTGGGCGTTTACCCGGCCGCAGGGCTCATTGATTATTATCGTGGGAACGAGCTGGTGCTGGTAAATAAATCTTCAACACCCATGGATTCCCGCGCAAACCTGATTATTAAGGGGAGTATTGGAGAAGTATTCAAACAATTGAAACGGAGCGAAAAATAA